One window of Syngnathus acus chromosome 16, fSynAcu1.2, whole genome shotgun sequence genomic DNA carries:
- the rusc1 gene encoding uncharacterized protein rusc1 isoform X2 has translation MQSSAQPGKPRRFDVSRRTTTYMGPKSRGAQKEDKNMNTVTSSSPRRVTKAPVVAPRTRPTAPPPRVPLSQSRFGAKQSSVSFKSAKPKPKSVRTGAAANKMSPPLPPAPSVLPLDPNCNEPSLPCLCCDGRSPQDSNSMFNHNHNNNNTVSLRHQLQLPPPLPLVVPQRKNEERSPSGEKPQPPPQPEEEAALDDKKDVKSEEEDDESSSGDIDIDDEDDGDRDDEDDDDTLVPSCCDCPPSLLEFSLSSSTSSSSTSISSCSDLESDCADQYAPEQQDLVSASIKESSPQCQAPARSLPSLPISRCPLTSHTPVSSPDEGYPSALDTPSPDYLGVKDDPQVTKLGLLDFLESVGEFGKMERFSQVIQVARWDLEGEQNWDVLRDRLDHLDRLEKVNREIKLAYVARLHEKGFDLGDLEEQNLSDVMDEMGNVDMGWKLYKSGGGFMGESQEFSDAGVDLTAPSDSDDPPAPDSLTPSPAEPPPRPPKPPARHASVNSDLHTYINISRETTSMAVSTSPTLSTFSPNSSSPTFSTFRCEKPLPPSPPSIPPLPASKPVQYLTLYTASSPSIPTPTPPIPPPRRRHLARKEAQRLAALQTEQEKTPLSLPPPTTRPPPLPPPPAISSSLPPPGIPPPPPPALPPPPSFHALDVEIRKLLMLAGLTQAELLKLSPELGDCVGVLEEEDVGICLAEEFRDCDPEMVEKDKWSSRGKSAGDGRADIPRVGKSVEGKGVQRTTSFSEMARRRKKSSILMSDTYYSTTLSHTQDTKAKNMSFESRNYPGEALDSPPPPPPPRPLPPVPPSVPPLRVSTLLANSAQPERFDWLIAFTPESDIPLQPTQLRKFPVESAKKNSPVPKVTSFKELRYRNKSSAPTTKVITDPDPDPSVITPDPDILYNLKWRREKEGSGGSQWEYTSQAQALFMQPPPALTSMAALKEMLQRVDEESARGDKLGCSLSDSSLWTTGREWERQDVTVRKADKERREEEAEVRGQADGGRTLESRSIAVRSVSFAGAVQRGDASWMGEEMPHPMRGQRLSSLHLLEKRALVSAVSVAVEAVLAQFSSSRTVVQKALSGDSTVNPSLGRLVLQCLCPALHGLLTDGLKPHQSDLIAGRRPNSAWSLVLASTRPGPKTKALFNLQVRVGELPQLKQSKQRFNAFVLGLLNSKQLDFWVSHLHSSSDVLDTNYRPSSFMRLSLSVCQPLFDELLLVLQPLSLLTFNLDLLFQHHHLEPHSPAPQACSPPTQNAGLSTKAIRSEIRGGRYMESLSEVDFTGTGHQVEDEDKGSPNTGWSFNLDHTSPQLRWVQDKRIGELPPPNMEEESLAQQAGQAIQQGWGAVMRWGGRLSQNLAELNPATGKTDEVKTSLPNGQAQTQSDFAPVSPVAQMPWSLGRLFGSTSSKSPDSPLGHATPSRRPSQWLAPGVTALTRLVSSTSAPVLRKTPEPVEDSHTVPERASNTPETTDKPHRSVRTLCDHAAGAGAELSFRKGEELVVLGGVDQDWIRCRQGDREGLVPIGYTSLIM, from the exons ATGCAATCCTCCGCTCAGCCCGGCAAGCCGCGGCGTTTTGACGTCAGCAGGCGGACCACGACCTACATGGGACCAAAGTCTCGCGGTGCTCAGAAGGAggataaaaacatgaacaccGTCACCTCGTCCTCCCCCAGGCGGGTCACGAAAGCTCCCGTCGTTGCCCCCAGGACCAGGCCGACGGCGCCGCCGCCTCGGGTTCCGCTTAGCCAAAGCAGGTTTGGTGCAAAACAAAGCTCCGTCTCCTTTAAATCCGCAAAACCCAAACCCAAAAGTGTTCGCACGGGGGCGGCAGCGAACAAAATGtcgcctcctcttcctccggcTCCTTCCGTTCTCCCTCTCGACCCAAACTGCAACGAGCCCAGCCTGCCTTGCTTGTGCTGCGACGGCCGCTCGCCGCAGGACAGCAACAGTATGTTCAACCAtaaccacaacaacaacaacaccgtTTCTCTCCGGCACCAACTGCAGCTTCCCCCGCCGCTGCCGCTCGTGGTACCCCAGAGGAAAAATGAGGAACGGTCCCCCTCTGGAGAGAAACCGCAGCCTCCTCCCCAACCTGAAGAAGAAGCCGCTCTGGATGACAAGAAAGACGTCAAATCCGAGGAAGAGGACGACGAAAGCAGCAGCGGAGACATCGATATCGACGACGAGGATGACGGCGACCGCGACGatgaggacgacgacgacaccctggtgccctcgtgctgcgactgccctccctccctgctgGAGTTCtcgctctcctcctccacctcttcTTCGTCCACTTCCATTAGCTCCTGCTCCGATCTGGAGTCCGACTGTGCCGATCAATACGCTCCTGAACAGCAAGATCTGGTATCGGCGTCAATCAAAGAGTCTTCTCCGCAATGCCAGGCGCCAGCACGTTCGCTCCCTTCCTTACCAATCAGTCGCTGTCCCCTAACCTCTCACACGCCCGTTTCATCCCCAGATGAAGGTTACCCCTCAGCTCTGGACACGCCTTCTCCAGACTACTTGGGTGTTAAAGATGATCCCCAAGTCACCAAGTTGGGTTTGCTGGACTTTCTGGAATCGGTGGGCGAGTTTGGGAAAATGGAGCGTTTCAGTCAGGTGATCCAGGTGGCCCGTTGGGATTTGGAGGGCGAGCAGAATTGGGATGTCTTGAGAGATCGCTTGGACCACTTGGATCGCTTGGAGAAGGTCAACAGGGAAATCAAACTGGCCTACGTTGCCAGACTCCATGAGAAGGGGTTTGATCTGGGGGATCTGGAGGAGCAGAACCTCTCTGACGTCATGGATGAAATGGGCAACGTCGACATGGGGTGGAAGCTCTACAAAAGCGGCGGAGGGTTCATGGGAGAATCTCAGGAGTTCTCAGACGCCGGCGTGGACTTGACGGCTCCGTCGGACAGCGACGATCCTCCCGCTCCGGACTccctcaccccctcccccgcGGAGCCGCCTCCTCGACCCCCGAAACCTCCGGCCCGTCACGCCAGCGTCAACTCCGACCTCCACACCTACATCAACATCAGCCGGGAGACCACCTCCATGGCCGTGTCCACCTCGCCCACCTTGTCCACCTTCTCGCCCAACTCTTCCTCTCCCACGTTCAGCACCTTTCGCTGCGAGAAACCTTTGCCCCCGTCCCCGCCGTCcatccctcccctccctgccTCCAAACCTGTGCAGTACCTGACTCTTTACACCGCCTCctctccatccatccccaCCCCGACCCCTCCTATTCCTCCACCTCGGAGGAGACACCTGGCCAGGAAGGAGGCCCAACGCCTCGCCGCCCTACAAACAGAACAGGAAAAGACGCCGCTGTCTCTCCCGCCTCCGACCACACGCCCGCCGCCTTTGCCTCCTCCCCCGGCTATATCCTCCTCCCTGCCCCCTCCAGGTATCCCCCCACCACCGCCGCCGGcgctgcctcctcctccttccttccatGCTCTGGATGTGGAGATCCGCAAGTTGCTGATGCTCGCGGGGTTGACCCAGGCTGAGCTCCTCAAACTGAGCCCAGAATTGGGTGACTGCGTCGGGGTGTTAGAGGAGGAAGATGTGGGGATTTGTTTAGCCGAAGAGTTCAGGGACTGTGATCCCGAAATGgtggaaaaagacaaatggagTAGCAGAGGGAAGTCAGCTGGGGACGGAAGGGCAGACATTCCCAGGGTGGGGAAGTCAGTGGAGGGCAAAGGGGTCCAGAGAACCACCTCGTTCTCCGAGATGGCTCGAAGGCGGAAGAAAAGCAGCATTTTGATGTCAGACACTTACTACAGCACCACTTTAAGTCACACGCaggacacaaaagcaaaaaacatgAGCTTTGAGTCCCGCAATTATCCAGGTGAGGCGCTCGATtcacctccccctcctcctccacctcgaCCTTTACCACCAGTCCCACCAAGCGTGCCGCCCCTTAGGGTCAGCACACTCCTGGCTAACTCGGCACAGCCCGAGCGCTTCGATTGGCTGATCGCGTTCACACCCGAGTCCGACATTCCGCTGCAACCCACTCAACTAAGAAAATTTCCTGTCGAATCGGCAAAGAAGAACTCCCCGGTTCCAAAGGTCACCAGCTTCAAAGAGTTGCGTTACCGCAACAAAAGCAGCGCCCCTACGACTAAAGTGATCACCGACCCGGACCCCGATCCCTCGGTCATCACCCCAGACCCCGACATACTCTATAACCTGAAGTGGAGACGGGAGAAGGAGGGCAGCGGAGGCAGTCAGTGGGAGTACACCTCTCAGGCCCAGGCCCTGTTCATGCAACCGCCCCCGGCGCTCACCTCCATGGCGGCCCTGAAGGAGATGCTGCAGAGGGTGGACGAGGAAAGCGCGAGAGGTGACAAGCTCGGCTGTTCGCTCAGCGACAGCAGCCTGTGGACAACCGGCAGAGAGTGGGAGCGCCAAGATGTGACGGTGAGGAAGGCGGACAAGGAGAGGCGGGAAGAAGAGGCGGAGGTGAGAGGCCAAGCCGACGGAGGGAGGACACTTGAGTCAAGAAGCATTG CTGTTCGCAGTGTGTCGTTCGCCGGAGCAGTGCAGAGAGGCGACGCGTCCTGGATGGGCGAAGAAATGCCGCATCCAATGAGAGGACAGCGGCTCTCCTCTCTGCACCTGCTGGAAAAGAGAG CTCTCGTCAGTGCGGTCAGCGTGGCGGTCGAAGCCGTCTTGGCCCAGTTCAGTTCTTCTCGCACGGTGGTTCAAAAG GCCTTATCAGGAGACAGCACCGTAAATCCATCTCTGGGCCGTCTGGTGCTGCAGTGCCTCTGCCCCGCCCTCCACGGCCTGCTGACGGACGGTCTAAAGCCCCACCAGAGTGACCTGATTGCAGGCAGGAGGCCAAATTCGGCCTGGAGCTTGGTTTTGGCTTCAACACGGCCAG GTCCTAAAACAAAAGCGCTGTTCAACTTACAAGTTCGAGTTGGCGAATTGCCGCAGCTAAAACAGAGCAAACAGCGCTTCAATGCGTTTGTTCTGGGATTACTCAA TTCGAAGCAGCTCGATTTCTGGGTGTCTCACCTTCACTCTAGCAGTG ATGTCTTGGACACAAACTACCGACCGTCCTCCTTCATGCGGTTGTCGCTGAGCGTCTGCCAGCCCTTGTTCGACGAGCTGCTCCTCGTGCTGCAGCCTCTCAGCCTGCTCACCTTCAATCTCGACCTGCTCTTCCAGCACCACCACCTGGAGCCCCACAGTCCCGCACCACAGGCGTGCAGTCCCCCCACTCAGAATGCGGGACTCTCAACAAAGGCGATCCGATCCGAAATTAGAGGTGGGAGATATATGGAAAGCCTCTCAGAGGTCGACTTTACAGGAACCGGACATCAGGTAGAGGATGAGGATAAAGGTAGTCCTAATACAGGGTGGTCCTTTAATCTGGATCACACAAGTCCACAGCTGCGGTGGGTTCAGGACAAGAGGATTGGCGAACTACCTCCTCCAAACATGGAGGAGGAAAGTCTCGCTCAGCAGGCCGGACAG GCGATCCAGCAAGGGTGGGGCGCAGTGATGCGGTGGGGAGGCCGACTGAGCCAGAACCTGGCCGAGCTCAACCCGGCCACAGGGAAGACTGATGAGGTGAAGACCAGTCTGCCAAATGGTCAGGCCCAGACACAAAGCGACTTTGCTCCAGTTAGCCCTGTCGCGCAGATGCCATGGAGTCTGGGTCGCCTCTTTGGCTCTACCTCTTCTAAAAGCCCAGATAGCCCATTGGGTCACGCAACACCAAGCAG GCGGCCCTCACAGTGGTTGGCTCCCGGTGTCACAGCGCTGACTCGATTAGTGAGCAGCACTTCTGCCCCGGTTTTAAGGAAGACCCCGGAACCGGTGGAAGATAGTCACACTGTGCCGGAAAGAGCGTCTAACACTCCAGAGACGACAGACAAACCACACAG GTCTGTCCGAACGCTGTGCGACCACGCCGCCGGGGCGGGCGCCGAACTCAGCTTTCGCAAGGGGGAGGAGCTTGTCGTCTTGGGGGGCGTGGACCAAGACTGGATCCGCTGTCGCCAGGGAGACAGAGAAGGGCTGGTACCTATTGGCTACACCTCGCTCATCATGTGA
- the rusc1 gene encoding uncharacterized protein rusc1 isoform X1, with product MQSSAQPGKPRRFDVSRRTTTYMGPKSRGAQKEDKNMNTVTSSSPRRVTKAPVVAPRTRPTAPPPRVPLSQSRFGAKQSSVSFKSAKPKPKSVRTGAAANKMSPPLPPAPSVLPLDPNCNEPSLPCLCCDGRSPQDSNSMFNHNHNNNNTVSLRHQLQLPPPLPLVVPQRKNEERSPSGEKPQPPPQPEEEAALDDKKDVKSEEEDDESSSGDIDIDDEDDGDRDDEDDDDTLVPSCCDCPPSLLEFSLSSSTSSSSTSISSCSDLESDCADQYAPEQQDLVSASIKESSPQCQAPARSLPSLPISRCPLTSHTPVSSPDEGYPSALDTPSPDYLGVKDDPQVTKLGLLDFLESVGEFGKMERFSQVIQVARWDLEGEQNWDVLRDRLDHLDRLEKVNREIKLAYVARLHEKGFDLGDLEEQNLSDVMDEMGNVDMGWKLYKSGGGFMGESQEFSDAGVDLTAPSDSDDPPAPDSLTPSPAEPPPRPPKPPARHASVNSDLHTYINISRETTSMAVSTSPTLSTFSPNSSSPTFSTFRCEKPLPPSPPSIPPLPASKPVQYLTLYTASSPSIPTPTPPIPPPRRRHLARKEAQRLAALQTEQEKTPLSLPPPTTRPPPLPPPPAISSSLPPPGIPPPPPPALPPPPSFHALDVEIRKLLMLAGLTQAELLKLSPELGDCVGVLEEEDVGICLAEEFRDCDPEMVEKDKWSSRGKSAGDGRADIPRVGKSVEGKGVQRTTSFSEMARRRKKSSILMSDTYYSTTLSHTQDTKAKNMSFESRNYPGEALDSPPPPPPPRPLPPVPPSVPPLRVSTLLANSAQPERFDWLIAFTPESDIPLQPTQLRKFPVESAKKNSPVPKVTSFKELRYRNKSSAPTTKVITDPDPDPSVITPDPDILYNLKWRREKEGSGGSQWEYTSQAQALFMQPPPALTSMAALKEMLQRVDEESARGDKLGCSLSDSSLWTTGREWERQDVTVRKADKERREEEAEVRGQADGGRTLESRSIVSSPPLSLTQPPQPYFLHAAPTSHPEGHIHINSRPHAHVGRESSDTLGDPKWAHADAVFRNQSRADFVSPNRGKELKQNTAKQFPNGCRIDDTPGSRCNLDSLYCGDKPSIADIRTADVPECTTPYKNIDVMMTHSRGPQKPADRNANNTRMSKELPPLPTYYLHRSKLCPLHGGSPPRLSPIGALSPPQRPGPLPPGAVGSGLNSPLFPRSHTLPTLAAPIYYPHLYPTIPLCAPPLPPKLYQGSRQPRVATVRSVSFAGAVQRGDASWMGEEMPHPMRGQRLSSLHLLEKRALVSAVSVAVEAVLAQFSSSRTVVQKALSGDSTVNPSLGRLVLQCLCPALHGLLTDGLKPHQSDLIAGRRPNSAWSLVLASTRPGPKTKALFNLQVRVGELPQLKQSKQRFNAFVLGLLNSKQLDFWVSHLHSSSDVLDTNYRPSSFMRLSLSVCQPLFDELLLVLQPLSLLTFNLDLLFQHHHLEPHSPAPQACSPPTQNAGLSTKAIRSEIRGGRYMESLSEVDFTGTGHQVEDEDKGSPNTGWSFNLDHTSPQLRWVQDKRIGELPPPNMEEESLAQQAGQAIQQGWGAVMRWGGRLSQNLAELNPATGKTDEVKTSLPNGQAQTQSDFAPVSPVAQMPWSLGRLFGSTSSKSPDSPLGHATPSRRPSQWLAPGVTALTRLVSSTSAPVLRKTPEPVEDSHTVPERASNTPETTDKPHRSVRTLCDHAAGAGAELSFRKGEELVVLGGVDQDWIRCRQGDREGLVPIGYTSLIM from the exons ATGCAATCCTCCGCTCAGCCCGGCAAGCCGCGGCGTTTTGACGTCAGCAGGCGGACCACGACCTACATGGGACCAAAGTCTCGCGGTGCTCAGAAGGAggataaaaacatgaacaccGTCACCTCGTCCTCCCCCAGGCGGGTCACGAAAGCTCCCGTCGTTGCCCCCAGGACCAGGCCGACGGCGCCGCCGCCTCGGGTTCCGCTTAGCCAAAGCAGGTTTGGTGCAAAACAAAGCTCCGTCTCCTTTAAATCCGCAAAACCCAAACCCAAAAGTGTTCGCACGGGGGCGGCAGCGAACAAAATGtcgcctcctcttcctccggcTCCTTCCGTTCTCCCTCTCGACCCAAACTGCAACGAGCCCAGCCTGCCTTGCTTGTGCTGCGACGGCCGCTCGCCGCAGGACAGCAACAGTATGTTCAACCAtaaccacaacaacaacaacaccgtTTCTCTCCGGCACCAACTGCAGCTTCCCCCGCCGCTGCCGCTCGTGGTACCCCAGAGGAAAAATGAGGAACGGTCCCCCTCTGGAGAGAAACCGCAGCCTCCTCCCCAACCTGAAGAAGAAGCCGCTCTGGATGACAAGAAAGACGTCAAATCCGAGGAAGAGGACGACGAAAGCAGCAGCGGAGACATCGATATCGACGACGAGGATGACGGCGACCGCGACGatgaggacgacgacgacaccctggtgccctcgtgctgcgactgccctccctccctgctgGAGTTCtcgctctcctcctccacctcttcTTCGTCCACTTCCATTAGCTCCTGCTCCGATCTGGAGTCCGACTGTGCCGATCAATACGCTCCTGAACAGCAAGATCTGGTATCGGCGTCAATCAAAGAGTCTTCTCCGCAATGCCAGGCGCCAGCACGTTCGCTCCCTTCCTTACCAATCAGTCGCTGTCCCCTAACCTCTCACACGCCCGTTTCATCCCCAGATGAAGGTTACCCCTCAGCTCTGGACACGCCTTCTCCAGACTACTTGGGTGTTAAAGATGATCCCCAAGTCACCAAGTTGGGTTTGCTGGACTTTCTGGAATCGGTGGGCGAGTTTGGGAAAATGGAGCGTTTCAGTCAGGTGATCCAGGTGGCCCGTTGGGATTTGGAGGGCGAGCAGAATTGGGATGTCTTGAGAGATCGCTTGGACCACTTGGATCGCTTGGAGAAGGTCAACAGGGAAATCAAACTGGCCTACGTTGCCAGACTCCATGAGAAGGGGTTTGATCTGGGGGATCTGGAGGAGCAGAACCTCTCTGACGTCATGGATGAAATGGGCAACGTCGACATGGGGTGGAAGCTCTACAAAAGCGGCGGAGGGTTCATGGGAGAATCTCAGGAGTTCTCAGACGCCGGCGTGGACTTGACGGCTCCGTCGGACAGCGACGATCCTCCCGCTCCGGACTccctcaccccctcccccgcGGAGCCGCCTCCTCGACCCCCGAAACCTCCGGCCCGTCACGCCAGCGTCAACTCCGACCTCCACACCTACATCAACATCAGCCGGGAGACCACCTCCATGGCCGTGTCCACCTCGCCCACCTTGTCCACCTTCTCGCCCAACTCTTCCTCTCCCACGTTCAGCACCTTTCGCTGCGAGAAACCTTTGCCCCCGTCCCCGCCGTCcatccctcccctccctgccTCCAAACCTGTGCAGTACCTGACTCTTTACACCGCCTCctctccatccatccccaCCCCGACCCCTCCTATTCCTCCACCTCGGAGGAGACACCTGGCCAGGAAGGAGGCCCAACGCCTCGCCGCCCTACAAACAGAACAGGAAAAGACGCCGCTGTCTCTCCCGCCTCCGACCACACGCCCGCCGCCTTTGCCTCCTCCCCCGGCTATATCCTCCTCCCTGCCCCCTCCAGGTATCCCCCCACCACCGCCGCCGGcgctgcctcctcctccttccttccatGCTCTGGATGTGGAGATCCGCAAGTTGCTGATGCTCGCGGGGTTGACCCAGGCTGAGCTCCTCAAACTGAGCCCAGAATTGGGTGACTGCGTCGGGGTGTTAGAGGAGGAAGATGTGGGGATTTGTTTAGCCGAAGAGTTCAGGGACTGTGATCCCGAAATGgtggaaaaagacaaatggagTAGCAGAGGGAAGTCAGCTGGGGACGGAAGGGCAGACATTCCCAGGGTGGGGAAGTCAGTGGAGGGCAAAGGGGTCCAGAGAACCACCTCGTTCTCCGAGATGGCTCGAAGGCGGAAGAAAAGCAGCATTTTGATGTCAGACACTTACTACAGCACCACTTTAAGTCACACGCaggacacaaaagcaaaaaacatgAGCTTTGAGTCCCGCAATTATCCAGGTGAGGCGCTCGATtcacctccccctcctcctccacctcgaCCTTTACCACCAGTCCCACCAAGCGTGCCGCCCCTTAGGGTCAGCACACTCCTGGCTAACTCGGCACAGCCCGAGCGCTTCGATTGGCTGATCGCGTTCACACCCGAGTCCGACATTCCGCTGCAACCCACTCAACTAAGAAAATTTCCTGTCGAATCGGCAAAGAAGAACTCCCCGGTTCCAAAGGTCACCAGCTTCAAAGAGTTGCGTTACCGCAACAAAAGCAGCGCCCCTACGACTAAAGTGATCACCGACCCGGACCCCGATCCCTCGGTCATCACCCCAGACCCCGACATACTCTATAACCTGAAGTGGAGACGGGAGAAGGAGGGCAGCGGAGGCAGTCAGTGGGAGTACACCTCTCAGGCCCAGGCCCTGTTCATGCAACCGCCCCCGGCGCTCACCTCCATGGCGGCCCTGAAGGAGATGCTGCAGAGGGTGGACGAGGAAAGCGCGAGAGGTGACAAGCTCGGCTGTTCGCTCAGCGACAGCAGCCTGTGGACAACCGGCAGAGAGTGGGAGCGCCAAGATGTGACGGTGAGGAAGGCGGACAAGGAGAGGCGGGAAGAAGAGGCGGAGGTGAGAGGCCAAGCCGACGGAGGGAGGACACTTGAGTCAAGAAGCATTG TTTCCTCTCCCCCACTGTCCCTTACCCAGCCCCCCCAGCCTTACTTCCTCCACGCTGCCCCTACTTCCCATCCAGAGGGCCACATTCATATAAATTCCAGACCGCACGCCCACGTCGGCCGAGAGTCCTCAGACACGCTCGGAGACCCGAAGTGGGCTCATGCTGACGCTGTGTTTCGCAACCAATCCAGGGCTGATTTTGTTTCTCCCAACCGTGGGAAGGAATTAAAGCAAAATACAGCAAAGCAATTTCCCAATGGTTGCAGAATTGATGACACGCCGGGCTCTCGCTGTAATTTGGACTCTCTCTACTGCGGCGACAAGCCGAGCATTGCAGACATCCGTACAGCGGATGTTCCTGAATGCACCACCCCGTATAAAAACATCGACGTCATGATGACGCATTCACGTGGCCCACAAAAACCAGCAGACCGTAACGCTAACAACACCAGGATGTCCAAAGAGCTGCCCCCTCTGCCCACCTATTACCTGCACCGCTCCAAGCTTTGCCCACTGCACGGGGGCTCTCCTCCTCGCCTCTCCCCCATCGGAGCCCTCTCGCCTCCTCAGCGCCCGGGACCGCTCCCTCCCGGCGCGGTGGGCTCCGGCCTCAACTCTCCTCTTTTCCCCCGCTCGCACACTCTTCCTACCCTTGCCGCCCCCATCTACTACCCGCACCTGTATCCCACAATACCCCTCTGTGCTCCCCCTCTGCCCCCAAAACTCTACCAGGGTTCCCGACAGCCACGCGTGGCCA CTGTTCGCAGTGTGTCGTTCGCCGGAGCAGTGCAGAGAGGCGACGCGTCCTGGATGGGCGAAGAAATGCCGCATCCAATGAGAGGACAGCGGCTCTCCTCTCTGCACCTGCTGGAAAAGAGAG CTCTCGTCAGTGCGGTCAGCGTGGCGGTCGAAGCCGTCTTGGCCCAGTTCAGTTCTTCTCGCACGGTGGTTCAAAAG GCCTTATCAGGAGACAGCACCGTAAATCCATCTCTGGGCCGTCTGGTGCTGCAGTGCCTCTGCCCCGCCCTCCACGGCCTGCTGACGGACGGTCTAAAGCCCCACCAGAGTGACCTGATTGCAGGCAGGAGGCCAAATTCGGCCTGGAGCTTGGTTTTGGCTTCAACACGGCCAG GTCCTAAAACAAAAGCGCTGTTCAACTTACAAGTTCGAGTTGGCGAATTGCCGCAGCTAAAACAGAGCAAACAGCGCTTCAATGCGTTTGTTCTGGGATTACTCAA TTCGAAGCAGCTCGATTTCTGGGTGTCTCACCTTCACTCTAGCAGTG ATGTCTTGGACACAAACTACCGACCGTCCTCCTTCATGCGGTTGTCGCTGAGCGTCTGCCAGCCCTTGTTCGACGAGCTGCTCCTCGTGCTGCAGCCTCTCAGCCTGCTCACCTTCAATCTCGACCTGCTCTTCCAGCACCACCACCTGGAGCCCCACAGTCCCGCACCACAGGCGTGCAGTCCCCCCACTCAGAATGCGGGACTCTCAACAAAGGCGATCCGATCCGAAATTAGAGGTGGGAGATATATGGAAAGCCTCTCAGAGGTCGACTTTACAGGAACCGGACATCAGGTAGAGGATGAGGATAAAGGTAGTCCTAATACAGGGTGGTCCTTTAATCTGGATCACACAAGTCCACAGCTGCGGTGGGTTCAGGACAAGAGGATTGGCGAACTACCTCCTCCAAACATGGAGGAGGAAAGTCTCGCTCAGCAGGCCGGACAG GCGATCCAGCAAGGGTGGGGCGCAGTGATGCGGTGGGGAGGCCGACTGAGCCAGAACCTGGCCGAGCTCAACCCGGCCACAGGGAAGACTGATGAGGTGAAGACCAGTCTGCCAAATGGTCAGGCCCAGACACAAAGCGACTTTGCTCCAGTTAGCCCTGTCGCGCAGATGCCATGGAGTCTGGGTCGCCTCTTTGGCTCTACCTCTTCTAAAAGCCCAGATAGCCCATTGGGTCACGCAACACCAAGCAG GCGGCCCTCACAGTGGTTGGCTCCCGGTGTCACAGCGCTGACTCGATTAGTGAGCAGCACTTCTGCCCCGGTTTTAAGGAAGACCCCGGAACCGGTGGAAGATAGTCACACTGTGCCGGAAAGAGCGTCTAACACTCCAGAGACGACAGACAAACCACACAG GTCTGTCCGAACGCTGTGCGACCACGCCGCCGGGGCGGGCGCCGAACTCAGCTTTCGCAAGGGGGAGGAGCTTGTCGTCTTGGGGGGCGTGGACCAAGACTGGATCCGCTGTCGCCAGGGAGACAGAGAAGGGCTGGTACCTATTGGCTACACCTCGCTCATCATGTGA